AATGTCCACCGATCCTTTTTAATGTCAGTTACTATTGTTTTTCCAATCGCCTATGTTTTTACCCAACTTTTTAATTACCGCTGGCAAAAGAAACGTTTTTCCATTTCACTGGGAATATTAATCAGTTTTGTGATGTGTTTGGAATTTATATATTTTTGGCAAATATACACTGTCCATAGTTCAACTTTTCAAACTCTTTATAGAGAAGATGATAAAAAGCCCTTGTTGGCCTATTTAGATGAAAATCAAAATAAATATGATCATATCTATCTGCCAAGCGAAGATAAATTAGCTTTGTATTATTTATTTGATAAAAGAGATTTTAATAGTAATTTAGCTGGGAAATTCCAAAAAAATTTACACATAGATCAAATTGGCAAACTAACATTTATTGATGAGCGTTGCGTGTCAAGTAAACTTGATCCAAATAAAATTTTGCCCAACTCACTGATTATTAATCGTAGTGAATGTCAGGCAGAATTAGGTTTTTATGAGATTGCCAGAACTAAAAGGCTAAATAGTACTGATGCTTATACAATGTTGGTATATAAAAAACCGGAATTAAACCAGTAAAACTATGTCTCAAACTCAGCAAATTACTGCTTGTGCATTTTTATACAACTCCAAAGGCCAGGTTTTTACAGCCAAGCGAGCGGCAACTAAAACATTTCTTCCCAATCATTTTGAATTACCCGGTGGTCATACCGAATTTGGAGAAAGCTTAGAAGAGAGTTTAATTAGAGAATTAAAAGAAGAGTTTGAAATTGATGTTATTGTTGAAGAGCCATTTTATACTTTTACTTATCTTAGTGAACAAAATTCTATTCATACTGTTGAGGTAGTCTTTTTTGCACGGTTGAAAAATCCAGAGCAAAAAATTACTCTTCACCCTGAAGATCATAGCAAATATGTTTGGTTCGGACCAAATCAGATAGATCATTACTTTGCTAAAGATGATGAGGAGAAAAAAGCAGGAGAGCAGGGATTTGCGCTTTTAAGTCAAAAAGCAAAAGCCGGTCTAGATTACATTGGTGTTTCGGTTGGAGCTTTAATTTTTAATGATAAAAATCAAATACTGCTAACCAAACGGAGTCAGCAGGCTAAAAATGAACG
The sequence above is drawn from the Candidatus Beckwithbacteria bacterium genome and encodes:
- a CDS encoding NUDIX hydrolase — protein: MSQTQQITACAFLYNSKGQVFTAKRAATKTFLPNHFELPGGHTEFGESLEESLIRELKEEFEIDVIVEEPFYTFTYLSEQNSIHTVEVVFFARLKNPEQKITLHPEDHSKYVWFGPNQIDHYFAKDDEEKKAGEQGFALLSQKAKAGLDYIGVSVGALIFNDKNQILLTKRSQQAKNERGCWEAPGGAVHFGETLEAAIRREMKEELGVEIEILKQHPAKDHLLPKEKQHWVPSVFEAKIKSGQTPRILEPDKCDDIAWFDLNKLPSPLSIITKMDLAYYLYRGKALVS